GGCCGAAGGCCCGCTGCGAGAATGTTCATCGCGTGCTCGGATGACGAGAGTGACCGTCACCTTCCTGCCCAGGGCATTCCGAATCTTCCGCTCAATGTCCCGGAGTTTCTCGATGGCCAGGTAGGGACTCACCAGTGTCACCCACTTCTGCGCCTCGTCCAGGATCTCATGGAGCCGAAGAATCGTATGCATCTTCCCCACGACTTCGACTCCTCCCTGGGGTCCTGGCATTTCGGCGGCCTTGCTCACCGGTCCCTCTCTTTCGCGTGTGGCTGTCCTGCCCACGTCGACGCTGTGGAATTTATCACCGGCCGTGCGTCTCCGTGGAAGGTCTACCGCCTCGTTCCATCACGACCAGAGTCCAGATGACCTCCAGCCGTTGCACCCCCTAGACTTGGGGTCCCCGTGACCCGAGCCCTGCTGTCACTGTTCCTCCTCGTGCTGCTGCTGGCGGCGTGCGCCACCTCCGCCCCTACCTTGCCTGCCGGGCAGGGAACTGAGCGTGACGACACCACATCCTGTGACGACGCGGATTCCGACCAGTGCGTCGTGCTCGCCTGTGACGAGGGCGAGTGCGCCTTCTTCGAATGCGCGGACGTGGACCCGGAGGCGCTCACGCACGAGTCCCTGGCTCATGGTGTGAAGCCGGCACGCTTTCCTCGCCCGCCTTTTCGCGGCCCCGGTACTCAGCGCAACTGGAGACGCGCGGGGCTTCGGGAGGATGCCCGGCCCCTGATGACCTTCCACTTCCGCTACCGCCAGGGCTTCCTTCCGGCCTTCCCCCGGCTCGAAGGCAAGTTGCTCAAGCACCACCTCTTTCCCCAAGCACAAGAGTTCAGGAAATGGTTCATGGACCGTGGCATCAACATCCACGAGTGGACGATGCGCATCCCGGAACACGAGCACCTGCGCATCCACCGTGGTGCCAACGGAGGTCTGTGGAACGAAGCATGGCGCCAATTCGTAAGGGACAATCCAGGCCACGTGCCACGGGAGATCCTGATCCGCAAGGCCTTCGAGCTGGCCCTCCGCTTCGACATCGCCGGTCCCATCATGCCGTACTCGTCTCCGGTTCCGCCGCCCGGACCCCAGCTTCTCGCTCCTTGACCTTCGGGTTCTGGATTCGACCGCATGAAATTCTACGAGCTGCGAAGAGACCCGTCGCCTCGATACACGGGCAACCTGAACGCCTCCCACAAGTGGGGTCTACCCGGTGTGGAGCCCTGCCCTGTATGCGATCTGCCGCCAGAGGGGTATACGATGGGTCAATACCCGTGCGTGGACCTGTCAGGCCTGCCGCCCGAGGACCAGGAGAAGCTGTTGGAGTCCTGGCCCGTCCCTCGCGAGGAGTTCATCCGGCGGCGCGAGTTGGTGCGACCCCTGGCGCCTCCCTACGCCGTACTGAAATCGGGAGCGGTCTTCGGCCCGCTCCAGGGGGCTGGTCTGGGCCACTTCGGTCAGATCATCATGCAGAACCCCTGGTCCCTCTGCATGCGCCGCGAGGCCCTGGAACAATTGCGGAGCGCGGGCGTGCGTGGCCTTCTCGGCTGCCCCACCCAGGTGCGTTTCCGAACCAAGAACGCCCCCGAGCTGCGGGACATCCAGCTCGAAATCCACGGGCGATTCCACCCGGACTGCCTGCCCCCCAGGGAGCCTCCGTGTACCACCTGTGGTGTCGCCAGGGACTACAGCATCCCGGACCCGTATTGGCTCGACACCGCATCACTGCCAGACCACGTGGACATCTTCCGGCTGACCGACGCCTCGACACTCATCATCGCCAATGAGCGCATGGTGGACGCCGTGCGCCGCCTGGAGCTGGACGGGGTCATCTTCAAGGAGTTGGAGGCCCGCTGAGCCCGCGAGCGTGTCGCGTCATGCCGAGTCGAGCGGTCGATCTCCGTTCGCACGACCCCCTCCTGCTCTGGCAGGTATCCGGCCCGCCCCCGGGCAGTGCCCGTTCGATGGCGCTCGTCATGCATAGCTTCTTCGTGCGGGTACCGTGCCGGTGCTCCCGCACGCTCCCGGTGCCCTGTCCGCCTCGTTCGACAACATCAGGAGGAGCGTCGCCATGGCAACCACATCCCAACCCCTCGTCCTATCTCCTGGCCAGGTAGCGGTGTCGCTGAACTTCGATGACGGGCTGGCCACCCAGCTGTCGGCGGCGTCGATGCTCGTCGCGCACGGAATGCGCGGCACCTTCTTCGTCAACAGCGGGCGGCTGGGCAGGTCTGGCTATCTCACGCTCGAGCAGGTGCGCGGTCTCCACGACGCCGGGCACGAGATCGGCGGCCACACGCTGACCCACCCTCGCCTGACCAGCCTCACCCCGGACCAGCAACGGAGGGAGATCTGCGACGACCGGGCGGCCCTGCTGAACGCGGGCTTCCGGGTCACCTCGTTCGCCTACCCGTTCGGCGACAAGGATGCCGTCACCCGGCAGATCGTCATCGACTGCAACTACAACTCGGCCCGGGAGAGCGGAGGCCTGCGCTCCCCCAGCCCGGCCGCCGAACCCGTTCCACCCGCGGATCCGTACGCGGTGCGCACGCACGGCTCCGTGCAGGTCACCACCACGCTCGCGGACCTCCAGGACTACGTGCGCCGGGCGGAACAGGCCGGCGGCGGCTGGGTGCCGATTGTCTTCCACCACATCTGCTCCCCCTGCGACCCGTCCCAGACCTACTCCACCGCGCCGGCCACGCTGACGGCGTTCCTCGACTGGCTGGCCCCCCGCGCCTCCCGCGGGACGTTCGTCGCCACCATGGACGCGGTCATTGGCGGAACCCTGAAGCCAGCCGCCGGAGGTCCATCGCCCGGCCAGATCCTGAAGAACCCGTCGCTCGAGCTGGACAGCAATGGAGATGGGACACCGGACTGCTGGCAGCGCGGCGGCTTCGGCTCCAACACCTTCACGTGGACGCGGACGTCGGACGCCCACGGAGGGAGCTGGGCGCAGCAGGTGCGCATCACCAACATCTCCAGCGGCGACCGCAAGCTCATCACCCTGCAGGACTCCGGCACGTGCGCGCCTCCCACGACGACAGGGCACCGGTACCGCATCTCGGCCTGGTACAAAGCCACCACGCCGGTCCGTTTCAAGGCCTACTACCGGAACAGCTCGGGCGCGTGGAGCTACTGGACACAGGGACCGCTGCTCCCAGCGCAAAGCAGCTACACCTACGCGGAATGGACGACGCCTCCCGCTCCGGCCGAGGCCCTGGCGCTCAGCGTGGGGCTGTCCATCGACCATGTCGGCACGCTCACCATGGATGATTTCGCGCTCGCCGACGTCGACGCGGCCGCGGCCCCTTGACGACACCTCTCCGAGCGGTCCCGGCATTGCACAAGACGAGGGTCATGCGGAAATCTTCCCTCATGGCCACCCGTCGCCCTCCCAAGTCAGAGTCCACCGAGCGAAACGCTCCATCCATCGAGGCGGCCTTCCAGGCGGCTCCGGCGGAGATGGTGGCGGAGATCCTCGACGGGGAGCTGCACCTCAGCCCCCGCCCTGCCCGCCCCCACACCAACGCGGCGTCGCGCCTGGGCGCCCTCCTCTCCATGCCCTTCCTGTTCGGCAAGGGGGGACCGGGCGGGTGGGTCCTCCTCGACGAGCCGGAGCTCCACCTCGGTCCCCGCCCGGACAAGCTCGTGCCGGACCTCGCCGGATGGAGGCGTGAGCGCCTGCCGGACGCCATCGGAGGAGACGACGCCCCCGCGCACTACGATCTCGCTCCGGACTGGGTGTGCGAGGTCCTCTCCGAGCGCACACGGCGCATCGACAAGGTCCAGAAGATGCACATCTACGCGCGGGAAGGGATCCGGCACGTGTGGCACGTGGACCCGCTCGCGCGCACGCTCGAGATCTTCCGGCTCGAGGGGCACCACTGGCTCCTGGTCGATTCCTTCGCCGGAGAGAAACCGGTCCGCGCCGAGCCTTTCGAGGCCGTGGAGCTCGAGCTGGCGCTCGTCTGGGCTGGCTGAGCAGCTCCCGCGAACGGGGTCCCGGATTCAATCCCAGAAACCCGAAAAAACCAGACCCGTCCTCATGACCTGACAAAGGAGCCGAAATGACTGTCAGGAATGATTCCAAGCGCATCAACGCGGTTCGGACGGAGGTGAGCCGGCGATCGTTCCTCGGGGGGTCGCTGGCGACAGCGGGAGGGCTCGCCCTCGGAGGGGGAACGGGGCTCGTGTCGGGTCTCGCCCACGCGGCACCCGCCGGCTTTCCGAACTACACCTACATCGGCACGCCGTTCAACAAGGTGAACTTGAGATACAACCCGACGGGCGAGCTCATCTTCCCCTGCATCCGTGGAACGATCGGCCGCGTCGCGAACCCGTTGGCGCGCTACTACCTGTACTACGCGC
This window of the Archangium lipolyticum genome carries:
- a CDS encoding polysaccharide deacetylase family protein; the encoded protein is MATTSQPLVLSPGQVAVSLNFDDGLATQLSAASMLVAHGMRGTFFVNSGRLGRSGYLTLEQVRGLHDAGHEIGGHTLTHPRLTSLTPDQQRREICDDRAALLNAGFRVTSFAYPFGDKDAVTRQIVIDCNYNSARESGGLRSPSPAAEPVPPADPYAVRTHGSVQVTTTLADLQDYVRRAEQAGGGWVPIVFHHICSPCDPSQTYSTAPATLTAFLDWLAPRASRGTFVATMDAVIGGTLKPAAGGPSPGQILKNPSLELDSNGDGTPDCWQRGGFGSNTFTWTRTSDAHGGSWAQQVRITNISSGDRKLITLQDSGTCAPPTTTGHRYRISAWYKATTPVRFKAYYRNSSGAWSYWTQGPLLPAQSSYTYAEWTTPPAPAEALALSVGLSIDHVGTLTMDDFALADVDAAAAP
- a CDS encoding Uma2 family endonuclease — translated: MATRRPPKSESTERNAPSIEAAFQAAPAEMVAEILDGELHLSPRPARPHTNAASRLGALLSMPFLFGKGGPGGWVLLDEPELHLGPRPDKLVPDLAGWRRERLPDAIGGDDAPAHYDLAPDWVCEVLSERTRRIDKVQKMHIYAREGIRHVWHVDPLARTLEIFRLEGHHWLLVDSFAGEKPVRAEPFEAVELELALVWAG
- the sitI6 gene encoding SitI6 family double-CXXCG motif immunity protein, whose product is MKFYELRRDPSPRYTGNLNASHKWGLPGVEPCPVCDLPPEGYTMGQYPCVDLSGLPPEDQEKLLESWPVPREEFIRRRELVRPLAPPYAVLKSGAVFGPLQGAGLGHFGQIIMQNPWSLCMRREALEQLRSAGVRGLLGCPTQVRFRTKNAPELRDIQLEIHGRFHPDCLPPREPPCTTCGVARDYSIPDPYWLDTASLPDHVDIFRLTDASTLIIANERMVDAVRRLELDGVIFKELEAR
- the sitA6 gene encoding SitA6 family polymorphic toxin lipoprotein, with amino-acid sequence MTRALLSLFLLVLLLAACATSAPTLPAGQGTERDDTTSCDDADSDQCVVLACDEGECAFFECADVDPEALTHESLAHGVKPARFPRPPFRGPGTQRNWRRAGLREDARPLMTFHFRYRQGFLPAFPRLEGKLLKHHLFPQAQEFRKWFMDRGINIHEWTMRIPEHEHLRIHRGANGGLWNEAWRQFVRDNPGHVPREILIRKAFELALRFDIAGPIMPYSSPVPPPGPQLLAP